From Methyloterricola oryzae, a single genomic window includes:
- a CDS encoding family 2A encapsulin nanocompartment shell protein: MAEQETTQLALGDAAARQLANATKTVPQLLQITPRWLIHLLPWVGVEAGIYRLNRVKDESRVLTACSQRDERDLPETFVDYDEHPREYFLSAVTTTVDVHTRVSDLYSSPHDQIQQQLRLAIETIKERQEDELLNNHEYGLLNNVVPEQRIQTRSHGPTPDDLDELISKVWKEPAFFLAHPKAIAAFGREATRRGVPPPTVNLFGSPFLTWRGIPLIPSNKIKIEGGKTKILLLRTGESRQGVVGLYQPGLPGEQGLGLSVKFMGISRKAIASYLISLYCSVAVLTEDAIGVLENVDVDKYYDYKPEYR, translated from the coding sequence ATGGCTGAACAAGAAACCACTCAACTGGCGCTTGGCGACGCCGCAGCGCGGCAACTAGCCAATGCGACAAAAACAGTTCCCCAACTGCTGCAGATTACTCCGCGGTGGCTCATTCATCTTTTACCCTGGGTTGGCGTAGAAGCAGGTATCTATCGCCTTAATCGCGTCAAAGACGAATCCCGTGTTTTGACCGCATGCTCGCAGCGTGACGAACGTGATCTGCCTGAGACTTTTGTCGACTACGATGAGCACCCGCGCGAATACTTCCTTAGCGCAGTCACTACGACCGTTGACGTACACACCCGCGTCTCCGACCTCTATAGCAGCCCTCATGACCAGATCCAGCAGCAGTTGAGGCTCGCCATCGAGACCATCAAGGAAAGACAGGAGGACGAACTACTTAACAACCACGAGTATGGGTTGCTCAACAATGTGGTTCCCGAGCAACGTATCCAGACTCGCTCTCATGGCCCGACCCCGGACGACCTGGATGAACTGATCAGCAAGGTATGGAAAGAGCCTGCCTTCTTTCTCGCCCACCCCAAAGCCATCGCGGCTTTCGGGCGTGAAGCAACACGCCGTGGTGTGCCGCCTCCGACCGTCAATCTGTTCGGTTCACCGTTTCTCACCTGGCGCGGTATTCCGCTGATACCGTCAAACAAAATCAAAATCGAGGGTGGCAAAACCAAGATCTTGTTACTGCGCACTGGAGAAAGCCGCCAAGGCGTCGTGGGGCTCTATCAGCCGGGACTTCCGGGCGAGCAAGGACTCGGCCTGTCTGTGAAATTCATGGGCATCAGCCGCAAAGCCATCGCGTCTTACCTCATATCCCTCTATTGCTCGGTGGCAGTTTTGACCGAAGACGCCATCGGCGTTTTGGAAAACGTGGATGTCGATAAATACTATGACTACAAGCCCGAATACCGATAA
- a CDS encoding elongation factor 1-alpha C-terminal domain-related protein: FRGFSGTLAAGVLKPGDTVMALPSRKTSRVKAIVTQDGDLEEAFPPQAITVTLEDEIDVSRGDMLVTPEDEPTVASRFMAHVVWMAEAALSPGRQYYIKQTTKTVSGSVARIAHRIDVNTLEHHPAQQLKLNEIGLCEVALSAPIAFDPYALCKGTGSFIVIDRLTHVTVGAGMITGAADHLQKARTVTPHERAARYGQRPVALWIVGADAFEAASRLERRLFDRGYACTSINAAVLGPNTRVVIEQLNLAGLICICVAGESADVPPNSADSVTLKSDQLEVEEIIELFAPVPFLDEVDNDFAI, encoded by the coding sequence ACTTCCGCGGATTCAGCGGCACCCTGGCGGCGGGCGTGCTCAAGCCGGGCGATACGGTGATGGCGTTGCCCTCGCGCAAGACCAGCCGGGTCAAGGCCATCGTCACCCAGGACGGCGATCTGGAAGAGGCGTTTCCACCCCAGGCCATCACCGTCACCCTGGAGGACGAGATCGACGTCAGCCGCGGCGACATGCTAGTGACTCCCGAGGATGAACCCACGGTGGCGAGCCGCTTCATGGCGCATGTGGTGTGGATGGCGGAGGCGGCGCTGTCGCCGGGCCGGCAGTACTACATCAAGCAGACCACCAAGACGGTGTCCGGTTCGGTGGCGCGCATCGCCCATCGCATCGACGTGAACACCCTGGAGCACCATCCGGCCCAGCAACTGAAACTGAACGAGATCGGCTTGTGCGAGGTGGCCCTGAGCGCGCCCATCGCCTTCGATCCCTATGCCCTGTGCAAGGGCACCGGTTCCTTCATCGTCATAGACCGCCTGACCCACGTGACCGTCGGTGCCGGCATGATTACCGGAGCCGCTGACCACTTGCAAAAGGCTCGAACGGTCACGCCTCATGAGCGGGCGGCACGTTACGGTCAGAGGCCAGTTGCGCTATGGATCGTCGGGGCAGACGCATTCGAAGCGGCGTCCAGATTAGAGCGGCGACTTTTCGACCGTGGCTACGCGTGCACATCCATCAACGCGGCGGTCCTTGGGCCCAACACGCGTGTTGTCATCGAGCAATTGAACCTCGCTGGGTTGATCTGCATCTGCGTAGCGGGGGAGAGCGCCGACGTCCCGCCAAACAGCGCCGATTCAGTCACCCTTAAGTCTGATCAGTTAGAAGTCGAGGAAATAATCGAGCTATTTGCGCCTGTCCCCTTTCTCGACGAGGTGGACAACGATTTCGCCATCTAA
- a CDS encoding FAD/NAD(P)-binding protein translates to MSSPRSIAIIGAGFSGTLVASHLLLLAKSPLNIHLIERTPGQFGRGVAYSTFANCHLLNVPAGNMSAFPDDKEHFLRWAKHREGCLLNEPWVQSVSASSFLPRKAYGDYLADILVNAERNAAPGVRLFRYYDEAIELTPGKPHAALRLSRAGTLYPNKVILALGNFPPGDPQLGNSAFYSSHRYFGNPWSPNVMAGIWPTKACLLIGSGLTMVDWTITLQQSGYTGTIHCISRRGLWPHAHQASKPVQSPLRVGTSLLDSLRQLRRSTANSPESWRAHIDALRPNTQELWKSLPLSEKRQFLRHLRPYWDCHRHRLAPVVAEHLKEMSKSGRLVQHIGRIQKYVENEKAVNVQICQRGSLKSYDVPVEAVVNCSGSETNYRKLERPLIRDLLVRGLVRPDPLEIGLDVDEHGALIDSKGTPSRQIYTLGPPQKGILWETTAVPELRGQAARLAARLMA, encoded by the coding sequence ATGTCATCACCTCGTTCAATTGCCATCATTGGCGCTGGCTTCAGCGGGACCCTGGTAGCAAGCCACTTATTGCTACTCGCCAAGTCCCCATTGAATATCCACCTTATCGAACGCACACCAGGTCAGTTTGGACGCGGGGTCGCCTACAGTACCTTCGCGAATTGCCACTTGTTGAACGTCCCAGCTGGAAACATGAGCGCTTTTCCAGACGACAAAGAACACTTTCTTAGATGGGCCAAGCACCGTGAGGGCTGCCTGTTAAACGAACCCTGGGTCCAATCCGTTTCCGCATCTTCATTTCTCCCACGGAAAGCCTACGGGGACTACCTGGCCGACATTCTGGTCAATGCTGAACGGAACGCCGCGCCCGGCGTTCGACTCTTCCGCTACTACGATGAAGCGATAGAATTGACACCCGGAAAACCTCATGCCGCATTGCGCCTTTCACGCGCGGGAACCCTCTACCCCAACAAAGTCATTCTTGCACTTGGCAATTTTCCGCCCGGCGACCCGCAACTTGGAAATTCCGCCTTCTACAGCAGTCACCGCTACTTTGGTAATCCCTGGTCACCCAATGTAATGGCCGGAATCTGGCCAACCAAGGCGTGCCTATTGATCGGCAGTGGTCTGACCATGGTTGACTGGACTATCACGCTCCAGCAGTCCGGATACACCGGCACCATACACTGCATCTCGCGCCGAGGGCTCTGGCCTCACGCGCACCAAGCCAGTAAGCCCGTGCAATCCCCCTTACGCGTGGGCACATCCCTCCTCGATTCACTCCGGCAGCTTCGCCGATCAACTGCTAATTCCCCCGAAAGCTGGCGGGCCCATATCGATGCGCTCAGACCCAACACCCAGGAGCTTTGGAAATCCCTCCCGCTTTCTGAAAAGCGTCAATTCCTTCGACACTTAAGACCTTACTGGGACTGCCACCGCCATCGGCTCGCTCCCGTGGTAGCCGAACACTTGAAGGAAATGAGCAAATCGGGGCGGTTGGTACAGCACATCGGGCGAATACAGAAATATGTGGAAAACGAGAAAGCCGTGAACGTCCAAATATGCCAACGCGGATCGCTCAAATCGTACGATGTCCCGGTCGAAGCCGTAGTCAATTGCTCTGGCTCCGAAACTAATTACCGCAAACTGGAGCGGCCGCTGATACGCGATCTGCTCGTGCGCGGACTGGTCCGCCCTGACCCACTAGAAATTGGACTGGATGTCGATGAGCACGGTGCCTTGATCGATTCGAAAGGAACGCCATCCAGACAAATCTATACTCTTGGTCCTCCGCAAAAGGGCATTCTCTGGGAGACAACCGCGGTGCCGGAACTACGCGGACAAGCCGCACGGCTAGCTGCGCGGCTAATGGCGTAA
- a CDS encoding family 2A encapsulin nanocompartment cargo protein cysteine desulfurase produces MPGQDVPEVAKSKSGIADAAAPEIVAPENPTGQIPRPAFPIRADEPLYFLRDSGSYKTLATPINPLPPPSDPSFGFAAPLQVAKDPTPQRIPAQEAGLYFLGESRSFAAQPEVPAEEPSREANAAEHTSAHPTLDAYAIRRDFPILEERVHGRRLVWLDNGATTQKPQSVIDRLSYFYAHENSNIHRAAHELAARATDAYEAARQKVARFLNASSPDEIVFVRGTTEAINLVAQSWGRRHIVEGDEIVISWLEHHANIVPWQQLCAETGARLRVAPVDDTGQIMLDEYEKLFNARTRLAAFSQVSNALGTITPVREMVDIAHRHGALALVDGAQAVSHLRVDVQALDCDWYVFSGHKVFGPTGIGAVYGRLDLLNATPPWQGGGNMIQDVTFERTIYQPAPARFEAGTGNIADAVGLGAALDYVEKIGIDNVTRYEHDLLQYATHALYTVPGLCIIGTATEKAGVLSFVLEGFRTEDIGKALNQEGIAVRAGHHCAQPILRRFGLEATVRASLAFYNTCDDIDALVAALLKIRGGGSGLQH; encoded by the coding sequence TTGCCGGGCCAGGATGTTCCGGAAGTAGCGAAGAGCAAAAGCGGAATTGCGGATGCGGCTGCTCCTGAAATCGTGGCACCGGAAAATCCCACCGGCCAGATTCCAAGGCCGGCGTTCCCGATAAGGGCGGACGAGCCTTTGTATTTTCTCCGTGACTCAGGCAGCTACAAGACCCTGGCAACTCCGATAAATCCGTTGCCACCGCCTTCCGACCCCTCGTTTGGGTTTGCCGCTCCCTTGCAAGTGGCGAAGGATCCGACGCCACAGCGTATCCCGGCTCAGGAGGCTGGATTGTACTTTCTCGGCGAAAGCCGCTCATTTGCGGCGCAACCCGAAGTACCGGCCGAGGAACCAAGTCGCGAGGCAAATGCTGCAGAGCATACTTCGGCACATCCCACTTTGGACGCCTATGCCATACGCCGCGATTTTCCAATCCTGGAAGAACGCGTACATGGCAGGCGACTCGTATGGCTCGACAACGGCGCGACGACGCAGAAGCCGCAATCCGTCATCGACAGGCTTTCGTACTTTTACGCCCACGAGAACTCCAACATCCACCGCGCTGCCCATGAACTGGCCGCTCGCGCCACGGACGCATACGAGGCCGCGCGCCAGAAAGTGGCACGCTTTCTTAACGCCTCATCGCCTGATGAAATCGTGTTCGTGCGCGGAACCACCGAGGCTATCAACCTGGTGGCCCAGTCCTGGGGACGCCGCCACATAGTTGAAGGCGATGAGATTGTGATCAGTTGGCTGGAACATCACGCGAACATCGTTCCATGGCAGCAACTCTGCGCTGAGACAGGGGCGCGACTCCGCGTGGCACCCGTGGACGATACCGGCCAGATCATGCTGGATGAATACGAGAAATTGTTCAACGCGCGAACCAGGCTAGCAGCCTTCTCTCAGGTGTCCAACGCCCTAGGCACCATCACACCGGTTCGCGAAATGGTGGATATTGCCCATCGCCATGGTGCGCTGGCGCTAGTCGATGGCGCCCAAGCCGTCTCACATCTGCGCGTGGACGTGCAGGCGCTGGACTGCGATTGGTACGTCTTTTCAGGACACAAGGTATTCGGCCCTACCGGGATCGGCGCAGTTTATGGCCGCCTCGACCTGCTCAATGCGACGCCGCCATGGCAAGGGGGCGGAAACATGATCCAGGATGTGACCTTCGAACGGACCATCTACCAACCTGCGCCGGCGCGCTTTGAGGCCGGTACCGGCAACATCGCGGATGCGGTTGGTCTCGGCGCTGCACTGGACTATGTGGAGAAAATCGGCATCGACAATGTAACCCGCTACGAGCACGATTTGCTGCAGTATGCCACGCACGCACTGTATACGGTTCCGGGACTTTGCATTATCGGCACCGCCACGGAAAAGGCTGGTGTGCTGTCTTTCGTTCTTGAAGGCTTCCGCACCGAAGACATTGGCAAGGCACTTAATCAAGAAGGTATCGCTGTGCGCGCTGGACATCATTGCGCTCAACCCATCCTGCGCAGGTTCGGATTAGAGGCTACCGTCAGGGCTTCGCTGGCGTTTTATAACACCTGCGATGATATCGACGCGCTGGTCGCAGCACTTTTGAAGATTCGCGGCGGCGGATCTGGGCTGCAGCACTGA